A genomic segment from Malus domestica chromosome 05, GDT2T_hap1 encodes:
- the LOC103419998 gene encoding protein CYSTEINE-RICH TRANSMEMBRANE MODULE 10-like isoform X1, with amino-acid sequence MSDHNQHQPPPPPQQQPPSQPPNNVPPHQQSPSGVSAPPPPQGSIGYPPPPEGYPRDIPPPPSYPPQGYLPPQGQSPTHGYPPPGYPPQGSPHRGHLPPNSPPHGYPPQGYPPPGYPPQGYPPQGYPPQGYPPPGYPTHGHPPPGYPPHYHPQPVHHQQTNTSSSTGCLNGCLAALCCCCMLDCLWGGM; translated from the exons ATGAGtgatcacaaccaacaccagcctcctcctcctcctcaacaACAACCTCCTTCACAGCCTCCCAATAATGTTCCTCCTCACCAGCAATCTCCCAGTGGTGTTtctgctcctcctcctcctcaaggTTCAATAG GTTATCCACCACCACCTGAAGGGTATCCCAGGGACATTCCTCCACCACCTTCATATCCCCCGCAAGGATACCTCCCTCCACAAGGGCAATCTCCAACTCATGGCTATCCTCCTCCAGGCTATCCTCCTCAGGGTTCTCCACATCGTGGGCATCTTCCTCCAAATTCTCCGCCACATGGGTATCCTCCTCAAGGCTATCCGCCTCCAGGTTATCCGCCCCAGGGTTATCCTCCCCAAGGATACCCTCCCCAGGGCTACCCTCCTCCCGGATATCCTACGCACGGCCATCCTCCTCCAGGATATCCCCCTCATTATCACCCCCAACCTGTCCATCATCAGCAAACCAATACTAGTAGCAGCACGGGTTGTTTGAATGGCTG CTTGGCCGCTCTTTGCTGTTGCTGTATGTTGGATTGCTTATGGGGAGGAATGTGA
- the LOC103419998 gene encoding cysteine-rich and transmembrane domain-containing protein B-like isoform X2, protein MSDHNQHQPPPPPQQQPPSQPPNNVPPHQQSPSGVSAPPPPQGYPPPPEGYPRDIPPPPSYPPQGYLPPQGQSPTHGYPPPGYPPQGSPHRGHLPPNSPPHGYPPQGYPPPGYPPQGYPPQGYPPQGYPPPGYPTHGHPPPGYPPHYHPQPVHHQQTNTSSSTGCLNGCLAALCCCCMLDCLWGGM, encoded by the exons ATGAGtgatcacaaccaacaccagcctcctcctcctcctcaacaACAACCTCCTTCACAGCCTCCCAATAATGTTCCTCCTCACCAGCAATCTCCCAGTGGTGTTtctgctcctcctcctcctcaag GTTATCCACCACCACCTGAAGGGTATCCCAGGGACATTCCTCCACCACCTTCATATCCCCCGCAAGGATACCTCCCTCCACAAGGGCAATCTCCAACTCATGGCTATCCTCCTCCAGGCTATCCTCCTCAGGGTTCTCCACATCGTGGGCATCTTCCTCCAAATTCTCCGCCACATGGGTATCCTCCTCAAGGCTATCCGCCTCCAGGTTATCCGCCCCAGGGTTATCCTCCCCAAGGATACCCTCCCCAGGGCTACCCTCCTCCCGGATATCCTACGCACGGCCATCCTCCTCCAGGATATCCCCCTCATTATCACCCCCAACCTGTCCATCATCAGCAAACCAATACTAGTAGCAGCACGGGTTGTTTGAATGGCTG CTTGGCCGCTCTTTGCTGTTGCTGTATGTTGGATTGCTTATGGGGAGGAATGTGA
- the LOC139196126 gene encoding uncharacterized protein has protein sequence MEEEDDDEHRRQRVSHSRLVMQAVGQIFKPRRAANLDRKRERQGLLPEKKITVSLRMLAYGASADQVDKITMMGKSTVLESLMRFCSAIEALNNNEYLRKPMTIDLRRLLKKGEM, from the exons ATGGAAgaggaagatgatgatgaaCATAGAAGGCAGAGAGTTTCACATTCCCGTCTTGTCATGCAAGCTGTGGGTCAGATCTTCAAACCTAGACGTGCTGCAAACTTGGATAGAAAGAGGGAGAGACAAG gtcttcTTCCTGAGAAAAAAATTACTGTTTCTttgcggatgcttgcatatggagcatctgcagatcaagtggatAAGATTACGATGATGGGAAAATCAACTGTTCTAgagtccctgatgaggttttgctccGCAATCGAAGCCCTCAACAACAATGAGTACCTCCGGAAACCCATGACAATCGACCTACGAAGGCTTTTGAAGAAGGGTGAGATGTGA
- the LOC114819099 gene encoding nucleobase-ascorbate transporter 4 isoform X3 has translation MAGGGGGPQKTDDFQPHPIKDQLPGVDFCVTSSPPWPEAILLGFQHFLVMLGTTVFIPTLLVPLMGGGNVEKAKVIETILFVAGINTLLQTWFGTRLPVVMGASYAFIIPVVSIALSRRFDVYIDPHRRFKETMKAVQGAIVIASLLQVIFGFLGFVRIFGRYLSPLSAVPLVTLTGLGFFAFGFPQLAKCVEIGLPALILVVFISQYTMRLKPPIFGRFAVLFTVAIVWTYAEILTAAGAYKKRSYATQISCRTDRSGLISAAPWIRIPYPFQWGRPDFNAGDIFAMMAAAFVAIIESTGTFIAASRYGSATPIPPSVISRGVGWLGVSTFLDGIFGSVSGSTASVENAGLLGMTRVGSRRVIQISAAFMLFFSVLGKFGAFLASIPMPIFAALYCVLFAYVASAGLGLLQFCNLNSFRTMFIVGFSIFMGLSVTEYFHEYHLISDRGPVHTRSIWFNNIVEVIFSSPATVGIIVALFLDLTVSRGHSTTRRDSGVKWYPGHRAAGVNSVFLVPSVYYDAEQIKPFSNEALATKEKGRGRGMKTFVSVAMDRRRSETVSFDSENNNDEELERGSSDLSDRKIWIPGFRDFDSNWETIMIRPGAWVRWLMSCKG, from the exons ATGGCTGGCGGCGGAGGAGGCCCCCAAAAGACAGATGACTTCCAGCCTCACCCCATCAAGGACCAGCTTCCCGGTGTCGACTTCTGTGTCACATCCTCTCCCCCATGGC CTGAAGCCATACTTCTGGGATTCCAGCATTTCCTGGTAATGCTTGGGACCACTGTGTTCATCCCCACATTACTTGTCCCTCTCATGGGTGGTGGCAAT GTGGAGAAGGCTAAAGTGATTGAAACAATCCTCTTTGTTGCTGGGATCAACACACTCTTGCAGACTTGGTTCGGGACTCGGCTTCCAGTGGTCATGGGGGCCTCATATGCCTTCATCATCCCTGTTGTCTCCATTGCCTTGTCCAGGAGGTTCGATGTCTACATAGACCCCCACCGG AGGTTTAAGGAAACCATGAAAGCAGTGCAAGGAGCAATTGTGATTGCATCTCTCTTGCAGGTGATCTTTGGTTTTCTTGGGTTTGTGAGAATTTTTGGGAG GTATCTTAGTCCTCTCTCTGCAGTTCCTCTTGTAACGCTTACTGGACTTGGGTTCTTTGCATTTGGTTTCCCTCAG CTGGCAAAATGTGTTGAAATTGGATTACCAGCACTGATCCTTGTGGTTTTCATATCACAG TACACGATGAGGTTAAAACCGCCTATATTTGGTCGATTTGCCGTACTGTTTACAGTTGCGATTGTATGGACATATGCAGAAATTTTGACAGCAGCTGGTGCGTATAAGAAAAGATCTTATGCAACTCAAATTAGTTGCCGCACTGATCGTTCAGGGCTGATTAGCGCTGCTCCTTG GATAAGGATTCCCTATCCGTTTCAATGGGGGCGTCCTGATTTTAATGCTGGAGATATTTTTGCAATGATGGCTGCGGCTTTCGTTGCCATTATTGAG TCTACAGGTACATTTATTGCGGCGTCAAGATATGGGAGTGCCACCCCTATACCACCTTCTGTTATCAGCAGAGGTGTTGGCTGGCTG GGCGTAAGCACTTTTCTGGATGGAATATTTGGCTCAGTATCTGGCTCCACTGCTTCAGT TGAAAATGCTGGCCTTCTGGGAATGACACGGGTTGGAAGTCGGAGAGTAATTCAGATATCAGCAGCCTTTATGCTCTTCTTCTCTGTATTAG GAAAATTTGGGGCTTTTCTTGCTTCGATACCAATGCCAATTTTCGCAGCGTTGTATTGCGTCCTCTTCGCCTATGTTG CTTCTGCTGGCCTTGGTTTGCTCCAGTTCTGCAACCTAAACAGCTTTAGGACGATGTTCATTGTAGGCTTTTCTATCTTCATGGGTCTTTCGGTGACAGAATACTTTCATGAATACCACTTGATTTCTGATCGCGGTCCTGTTCACACTCGTTCCATTTGG TTCAACAATATCGTTGAAGTAATTTTCTCGTCTCCAGCAACCGTTGGCATCATTGTCGCTTTGTTCTTGGACTTAACTGTCAGCCGTGGACACAGCACAACTCGGAGAGACAGTG GGGTGAAGTGGTATCCAGGTCACAGGGCCGCTGGTGTCAATTCCGTGTTTCTTGTG CCATCGGTGTACTATGACGCGGAGCAAATCAAGCCGTTCAGCAACGAAGCTCTCGCGACGAAAGAgaaaggaagagggagaggaaTGAAGACCTTTGTAAGTGTCGCAATGGACCGGCGGCGGAGTGAAACAGTTTCTTTCGATTCGGAAAATAACAACGACGAGGAGCTTGAAAGGGGCAGCAGCGATCTTAGCGATCGTAAg ATTTGGATTCCAGGATTCCGGGATTTCGATTCCAACTGGGAGACGATAATGATTCGTCCGGGAGCTTGGGTGCGATGGTTGATGAGCTGCAAAGGCTGA
- the LOC114819099 gene encoding nucleobase-ascorbate transporter 4 isoform X2, translated as MAGGGGGPQKTDDFQPHPIKDQLPGVDFCVTSSPPWPEAILLGFQHFLVMLGTTVFIPTLLVPLMGGGNVEKAKVIETILFVAGINTLLQTWFGTRLPVVMGASYAFIIPVVSIALSRRFDVYIDPHRRFKETMKAVQGAIVIASLLQVIFGFLGFVRIFGRYLSPLSAVPLVTLTGLGFFAFGFPQLAKCVEIGLPALILVVFISQYTMRLKPPIFGRFAVLFTVAIVWTYAEILTAAGAYKKRSYATQISCRTDRSGLISAAPWIRIPYPFQWGRPDFNAGDIFAMMAAAFVAIIESTGTFIAASRYGSATPIPPSVISRGVGWLGVSTFLDGIFGSVSGSTASVENAGLLGMTRVGSRRVIQISAAFMLFFSVLGKFGAFLASIPMPIFAALYCVLFAYVGFSIFMGLSVTEYFHEYHLISDRGPVHTRSIWFNNIVEVIFSSPATVGIIVALFLDLTVSRGHSTTRRDSGRHWWEKFQNYNTDTRSEEFYSLPYNLNRHFPSV; from the exons ATGGCTGGCGGCGGAGGAGGCCCCCAAAAGACAGATGACTTCCAGCCTCACCCCATCAAGGACCAGCTTCCCGGTGTCGACTTCTGTGTCACATCCTCTCCCCCATGGC CTGAAGCCATACTTCTGGGATTCCAGCATTTCCTGGTAATGCTTGGGACCACTGTGTTCATCCCCACATTACTTGTCCCTCTCATGGGTGGTGGCAAT GTGGAGAAGGCTAAAGTGATTGAAACAATCCTCTTTGTTGCTGGGATCAACACACTCTTGCAGACTTGGTTCGGGACTCGGCTTCCAGTGGTCATGGGGGCCTCATATGCCTTCATCATCCCTGTTGTCTCCATTGCCTTGTCCAGGAGGTTCGATGTCTACATAGACCCCCACCGG AGGTTTAAGGAAACCATGAAAGCAGTGCAAGGAGCAATTGTGATTGCATCTCTCTTGCAGGTGATCTTTGGTTTTCTTGGGTTTGTGAGAATTTTTGGGAG GTATCTTAGTCCTCTCTCTGCAGTTCCTCTTGTAACGCTTACTGGACTTGGGTTCTTTGCATTTGGTTTCCCTCAG CTGGCAAAATGTGTTGAAATTGGATTACCAGCACTGATCCTTGTGGTTTTCATATCACAG TACACGATGAGGTTAAAACCGCCTATATTTGGTCGATTTGCCGTACTGTTTACAGTTGCGATTGTATGGACATATGCAGAAATTTTGACAGCAGCTGGTGCGTATAAGAAAAGATCTTATGCAACTCAAATTAGTTGCCGCACTGATCGTTCAGGGCTGATTAGCGCTGCTCCTTG GATAAGGATTCCCTATCCGTTTCAATGGGGGCGTCCTGATTTTAATGCTGGAGATATTTTTGCAATGATGGCTGCGGCTTTCGTTGCCATTATTGAG TCTACAGGTACATTTATTGCGGCGTCAAGATATGGGAGTGCCACCCCTATACCACCTTCTGTTATCAGCAGAGGTGTTGGCTGGCTG GGCGTAAGCACTTTTCTGGATGGAATATTTGGCTCAGTATCTGGCTCCACTGCTTCAGT TGAAAATGCTGGCCTTCTGGGAATGACACGGGTTGGAAGTCGGAGAGTAATTCAGATATCAGCAGCCTTTATGCTCTTCTTCTCTGTATTAG GAAAATTTGGGGCTTTTCTTGCTTCGATACCAATGCCAATTTTCGCAGCGTTGTATTGCGTCCTCTTCGCCTATGTTG GCTTTTCTATCTTCATGGGTCTTTCGGTGACAGAATACTTTCATGAATACCACTTGATTTCTGATCGCGGTCCTGTTCACACTCGTTCCATTTGG TTCAACAATATCGTTGAAGTAATTTTCTCGTCTCCAGCAACCGTTGGCATCATTGTCGCTTTGTTCTTGGACTTAACTGTCAGCCGTGGACACAGCACAACTCGGAGAGACAGTGGTAGGCACTGGTGGGAAAAATTTCAGAATTACAACACAGATACCAGGAGTGAAGAGTTCTACTCACTGCCCTACAACCTCAATAGGCATTTCCCTTCAGTTTGA
- the LOC114819099 gene encoding nucleobase-ascorbate transporter 4 isoform X1 — MAGGGGGPQKTDDFQPHPIKDQLPGVDFCVTSSPPWPEAILLGFQHFLVMLGTTVFIPTLLVPLMGGGNVEKAKVIETILFVAGINTLLQTWFGTRLPVVMGASYAFIIPVVSIALSRRFDVYIDPHRRFKETMKAVQGAIVIASLLQVIFGFLGFVRIFGRYLSPLSAVPLVTLTGLGFFAFGFPQLAKCVEIGLPALILVVFISQYTMRLKPPIFGRFAVLFTVAIVWTYAEILTAAGAYKKRSYATQISCRTDRSGLISAAPWIRIPYPFQWGRPDFNAGDIFAMMAAAFVAIIESTGTFIAASRYGSATPIPPSVISRGVGWLGVSTFLDGIFGSVSGSTASVENAGLLGMTRVGSRRVIQISAAFMLFFSVLGKFGAFLASIPMPIFAALYCVLFAYVASAGLGLLQFCNLNSFRTMFIVGFSIFMGLSVTEYFHEYHLISDRGPVHTRSIWFNNIVEVIFSSPATVGIIVALFLDLTVSRGHSTTRRDSGRHWWEKFQNYNTDTRSEEFYSLPYNLNRHFPSV, encoded by the exons ATGGCTGGCGGCGGAGGAGGCCCCCAAAAGACAGATGACTTCCAGCCTCACCCCATCAAGGACCAGCTTCCCGGTGTCGACTTCTGTGTCACATCCTCTCCCCCATGGC CTGAAGCCATACTTCTGGGATTCCAGCATTTCCTGGTAATGCTTGGGACCACTGTGTTCATCCCCACATTACTTGTCCCTCTCATGGGTGGTGGCAAT GTGGAGAAGGCTAAAGTGATTGAAACAATCCTCTTTGTTGCTGGGATCAACACACTCTTGCAGACTTGGTTCGGGACTCGGCTTCCAGTGGTCATGGGGGCCTCATATGCCTTCATCATCCCTGTTGTCTCCATTGCCTTGTCCAGGAGGTTCGATGTCTACATAGACCCCCACCGG AGGTTTAAGGAAACCATGAAAGCAGTGCAAGGAGCAATTGTGATTGCATCTCTCTTGCAGGTGATCTTTGGTTTTCTTGGGTTTGTGAGAATTTTTGGGAG GTATCTTAGTCCTCTCTCTGCAGTTCCTCTTGTAACGCTTACTGGACTTGGGTTCTTTGCATTTGGTTTCCCTCAG CTGGCAAAATGTGTTGAAATTGGATTACCAGCACTGATCCTTGTGGTTTTCATATCACAG TACACGATGAGGTTAAAACCGCCTATATTTGGTCGATTTGCCGTACTGTTTACAGTTGCGATTGTATGGACATATGCAGAAATTTTGACAGCAGCTGGTGCGTATAAGAAAAGATCTTATGCAACTCAAATTAGTTGCCGCACTGATCGTTCAGGGCTGATTAGCGCTGCTCCTTG GATAAGGATTCCCTATCCGTTTCAATGGGGGCGTCCTGATTTTAATGCTGGAGATATTTTTGCAATGATGGCTGCGGCTTTCGTTGCCATTATTGAG TCTACAGGTACATTTATTGCGGCGTCAAGATATGGGAGTGCCACCCCTATACCACCTTCTGTTATCAGCAGAGGTGTTGGCTGGCTG GGCGTAAGCACTTTTCTGGATGGAATATTTGGCTCAGTATCTGGCTCCACTGCTTCAGT TGAAAATGCTGGCCTTCTGGGAATGACACGGGTTGGAAGTCGGAGAGTAATTCAGATATCAGCAGCCTTTATGCTCTTCTTCTCTGTATTAG GAAAATTTGGGGCTTTTCTTGCTTCGATACCAATGCCAATTTTCGCAGCGTTGTATTGCGTCCTCTTCGCCTATGTTG CTTCTGCTGGCCTTGGTTTGCTCCAGTTCTGCAACCTAAACAGCTTTAGGACGATGTTCATTGTAGGCTTTTCTATCTTCATGGGTCTTTCGGTGACAGAATACTTTCATGAATACCACTTGATTTCTGATCGCGGTCCTGTTCACACTCGTTCCATTTGG TTCAACAATATCGTTGAAGTAATTTTCTCGTCTCCAGCAACCGTTGGCATCATTGTCGCTTTGTTCTTGGACTTAACTGTCAGCCGTGGACACAGCACAACTCGGAGAGACAGTGGTAGGCACTGGTGGGAAAAATTTCAGAATTACAACACAGATACCAGGAGTGAAGAGTTCTACTCACTGCCCTACAACCTCAATAGGCATTTCCCTTCAGTTTGA